A portion of the Marinobacter alexandrii genome contains these proteins:
- a CDS encoding cadherin repeat domain-containing protein → MSDDELFAIDANTGSLTFVNAPDFETALDDDADNVYNIVVTATDEASNTSSMTVGITALDVDEDAPVFTSPAAASFEENGTGTVYTAVATDQGTILQLDRKY, encoded by the coding sequence ATGAGCGACGATGAATTATTCGCCATTGATGCCAATACAGGCTCACTTACTTTCGTCAATGCTCCAGACTTTGAAACTGCTCTGGACGATGATGCAGATAATGTGTATAACATCGTAGTCACTGCTACAGATGAAGCCAGCAATACGTCTAGCATGACAGTTGGAATCACTGCTCTAGATGTAGATGAGGATGCTCCGGTCTTCACCTCACCAGCAGCAGCTTCCTTTGAAGAGAATGGTACTGGCACTGTATATACTGCAGTAGCAACAGATCAAGGTACCATCCTACAGCTTGACAGGAAGTATTGA
- a CDS encoding T9SS type A sorting domain-containing protein: MTGSIDDDLFTLNISTGQLNFIVAPDFANPQDNNADNVYDLEIAATDEVGNMSSLVVTITVNEKPLSITSNEDISIYPNPTTDRFLVNLNNYIEIYLIRVFNQSGKSVMEFKPNKDHSYDISRLSEGIYYVILDQSGSTELIIGS, encoded by the coding sequence TTGACAGGAAGTATTGACGACGACTTGTTCACTCTTAACATAAGTACCGGTCAACTCAATTTTATTGTTGCTCCGGACTTTGCAAACCCGCAAGACAACAACGCAGACAATGTGTATGACCTAGAAATCGCTGCGACCGATGAAGTGGGGAATATGAGTAGTTTGGTGGTTACTATCACCGTCAACGAAAAACCACTCTCAATAACTTCAAATGAAGACATATCTATCTATCCAAATCCGACTACAGATCGCTTTTTGGTTAATTTGAATAACTACATTGAAATATACCTGATCAGAGTATTTAATCAGTCGGGTAAAAGTGTGATGGAATTCAAACCAAACAAAGATCATTCCTACGACATCTCAAGATTGAGTGAGGGTATCTATTATGTCATCCTCGATCAATCTGGGAGTACGGAGTTGATTATTGGATCATGA
- a CDS encoding ferritin-like domain-containing protein — protein sequence MHSSTFWKNHFQNNLTKKRVDWNLPLSITQGEKNKILYSLKAWQLGETSDGTHLLAAAAKHAKKTDDPTYLDAVKLFIKEEQKHGSNLGSYIDQIGEKRANKDWGDTLFRKVRYFNTSMELWTITVIIVESAAQVFYQALHDATNCQLLKAICKDILIDESHHIKFQNERLYKIFNSKGFYNKAFSVGFYGLLFFATIHAIWFGHNRALKAGGVNKKEFMRQMYYKFFNSLKFCHSKSKKAAYKVAAITS from the coding sequence ATGCACTCATCAACTTTCTGGAAAAATCACTTTCAAAACAACTTAACGAAAAAAAGAGTAGACTGGAATCTACCATTGAGTATCACGCAAGGTGAAAAAAATAAAATTCTCTATTCTCTGAAGGCATGGCAGTTAGGCGAAACTAGTGATGGAACTCATTTACTAGCTGCTGCAGCAAAACATGCGAAGAAAACAGATGATCCTACTTATCTTGATGCTGTTAAACTCTTTATAAAAGAGGAACAGAAACATGGGAGTAATCTTGGAAGCTATATTGACCAAATAGGAGAAAAACGTGCTAATAAAGATTGGGGCGATACACTTTTTAGGAAAGTTAGATACTTTAATACAAGCATGGAGCTTTGGACTATTACTGTAATCATTGTTGAAAGCGCTGCTCAAGTGTTCTACCAAGCATTACATGATGCAACGAATTGCCAACTTTTAAAAGCGATATGTAAAGACATCCTAATTGATGAATCACATCATATAAAATTTCAAAATGAGCGACTCTACAAAATCTTCAATAGCAAGGGGTTTTACAATAAAGCATTTAGTGTTGGATTTTACGGTTTGTTATTTTTTGCTACTATTCACGCCATTTGGTTTGGACATAATAGAGCTCTTAAAGCTGGAGGAGTAAATAAAAAAGAGTTTATGCGCCAGATGTATTATAAGTTCTTCAATAGCTTAAAATTCTGTCACTCAAAATCTAAAAAAGCAGCATATAAAGTAGCAGCTATTACTAGTTAA
- a CDS encoding ATP-binding protein, which translates to MSHFLWLKSQRLWFLTGGGGIPQPGEISLANNGVLFLDELPEFQRSVLEVMRQPLEERKVTISRARISLDYPSNFMLIASMNPCPCGYYNHPEKECVCAPGVVQRYLNKISGPLLDRIDLHVEVTPVSFDQMTENRKTESSKVIRDRVIKAREIQEERFKDQSGVFNNAMMSSNMVKEVCQINEAGKTLLKTAMERLGLSARAYDRILRVSRTIADLAGTDSIAIEHLAEAIQYRSLDREGWAG; encoded by the coding sequence GTGTCTCATTTTCTTTGGTTAAAGTCTCAAAGGCTTTGGTTTTTAACAGGCGGTGGAGGTATTCCACAACCAGGAGAAATATCGCTAGCAAATAATGGTGTGCTGTTTTTGGATGAGCTTCCCGAGTTTCAAAGATCCGTATTAGAGGTAATGAGACAACCCTTGGAAGAGCGAAAAGTTACCATCTCACGAGCCAGGATTTCACTGGATTATCCATCCAATTTCATGCTGATCGCTAGCATGAACCCTTGTCCCTGTGGATATTATAACCATCCTGAAAAGGAATGTGTATGTGCACCAGGCGTTGTGCAGCGATATTTAAATAAAATAAGCGGACCACTGCTTGATCGAATTGATCTACATGTAGAAGTTACCCCCGTGTCTTTTGATCAAATGACTGAAAATCGAAAGACCGAATCTAGCAAGGTTATAAGAGATCGTGTTATTAAGGCTCGAGAAATTCAGGAGGAAAGATTTAAGGATCAATCGGGTGTTTTCAACAACGCCATGATGAGTTCTAATATGGTGAAAGAAGTTTGCCAAATAAATGAAGCTGGCAAAACATTGCTTAAAACAGCCATGGAGCGATTGGGTCTTTCGGCTCGTGCTTATGATAGAATTCTGAGAGTATCTAGGACAATTGCTGACCTGGCAGGCACTGATTCAATTGCCATTGAGCACTTAGCAGAAGCCATTCAGTACAGGAGCCTTGATCGAGAAGGCTGGGCGGGCTAA
- a CDS encoding DUF1287 domain-containing protein, which produces MIFIRKLLIVSCLFTCGWSYCQEPFQQRLSSSAIELTNQQVVYDPSYFSIGYPNGDVPKGKGVCTDVIIRAYRKLDIDLQKEVHEDMRANFSLYPKIWGLSKPDKNIDHRRVPNLMTFFSRHGTEKSLSNDPKEYEVGDIVCWNLGGAITHIGIVVIHKSKDGERNMIVHNIGNGQVMEDVLFDFKIIGHYSYKK; this is translated from the coding sequence ATGATTTTCATCAGAAAACTTCTAATTGTATCGTGTCTTTTCACTTGCGGATGGAGCTATTGTCAAGAGCCCTTTCAGCAGCGATTATCATCTTCTGCTATTGAGTTAACGAATCAACAAGTAGTTTACGATCCTTCTTATTTTTCTATTGGTTATCCAAATGGAGATGTGCCTAAGGGTAAGGGAGTTTGCACAGATGTCATAATTAGGGCCTATAGAAAGCTTGATATTGATCTTCAGAAAGAAGTTCATGAGGATATGAGAGCCAATTTTAGTCTTTACCCGAAAATATGGGGACTGTCCAAGCCAGATAAGAATATTGATCATCGAAGAGTACCTAACCTTATGACATTTTTCTCACGGCATGGAACAGAAAAGTCTCTATCGAATGATCCGAAGGAATATGAAGTTGGCGATATCGTATGCTGGAATTTAGGAGGTGCAATTACCCACATAGGAATTGTAGTAATACATAAATCGAAGGATGGTGAAAGGAATATGATTGTTCATAACATTGGGAATGGTCAAGTAATGGAAGATGTGCTTTTCGATTTTAAAATTATTGGACACTATTCTTACAAGAAGTAG
- a CDS encoding Crp/Fnr family transcriptional regulator codes for MNDAITKSMQSYGSFTAEELELFHSQLDKREIAKGESILDKGETCMEISFLKQGSFKQFYRNSELDEVIINLFAENSWVLDHSSFTGQKPSKCKIEAFEDSEILTINVHHLHELIGRYPSFFALGKILEVDRSFDGKSPEEKYLKLLDQNPVIIQKFPLKYIASYLGMTPETLSRVRRKIL; via the coding sequence ATGAATGATGCAATCACCAAATCAATGCAGAGCTATGGCTCTTTTACAGCGGAAGAATTGGAACTCTTTCATTCACAGCTGGATAAAAGAGAAATTGCCAAAGGAGAATCAATTCTTGATAAAGGAGAAACCTGCATGGAGATTTCATTTCTCAAACAAGGCAGTTTTAAGCAGTTTTACCGAAATAGCGAATTGGATGAGGTAATCATTAATCTTTTTGCCGAAAACAGTTGGGTACTCGATCATTCAAGTTTTACAGGACAAAAACCTTCGAAATGTAAAATTGAAGCATTTGAGGATAGTGAGATCCTGACCATAAATGTTCACCACTTACATGAACTAATAGGGAGGTATCCATCTTTTTTCGCTTTAGGTAAAATTTTGGAGGTCGACAGATCATTTGATGGTAAATCACCTGAAGAGAAATACCTCAAACTGCTGGATCAAAACCCAGTAATTATTCAAAAATTCCCTTTGAAATATATTGCCTCTTATTTGGGAATGACTCCCGAGACGCTTAGCAGAGTCAGAAGAAAAATCCTGTAG
- a CDS encoding FtsX-like permease family protein — translation MKRDLPKFPSTLFQWFCDPVSFEELQGDLEEAYFENIDVLGEKKARSIYVKEVLKMIRPSVIRSINLIPANMMRLPKNYLKTSIRSIKLNPFYVFANIFGLALAISLCTIGYFNYRFNTSFNSYYKEAKNVYKVNGSRTGESTLGSSSVALAPILRESGIDAFRYTAGNVAIREKDFLFSTRVAYVDESFLQKLSLKSLNDRSVSLPGINEVAISEKLAMKLFNEPYPVGEFVKMAFDGQREESFLIKDVFEEPPTNTSFSQSIITSFNNLLNNYNIDNNNWRRSINGTFIYAEKDQLDLVKRELSVLKEIRNENNPELLITDYELADLHSWPSFENYLYRGEFRHHLHSSSVIGIASAAISILLMACFNFINTSIALSGKRLKEIAVRKVMGGNKKSTITQFIIENTFMISIAVILSIGISTLLIPKYNALFERELIQMDQIPISTLIQFALILILIVTILSAAYPSFYVSRFSALKIFKDKITLSGKNGLMVGLLTFQFALCFYNVFGVFLNVDNAHYQNTLDLGYDSDQVVNIQLNRPEQYQVLADHLNQEPNIQHLAGSRHLVGFSIEHQSVDQEGLDVPISMIRVGQNYTEVIGLRLNKGSFFTELGDNSDKIIINSMLERQFGKDLLNETLVVGGERLVVIGVVDDFNMRNIMMDNKITPAVIRYAAQENYNYAVAKLSGSSERINKEMELIWYKVFPQELYAGFLQSDIRQSSRGTNGVFIKINCFMAIISILISILGLYTLISLKVQKRSKEFGIRKVLGASRNTIIHLLGKDLYWILGIAACVGLTASPIILNMVFDIIYAYHVSPGPDHFILATIVVLAIVVLTIGYKVYQTGKINPAEQLRSE, via the coding sequence ATGAAAAGGGATTTGCCAAAATTTCCTTCGACGCTATTTCAGTGGTTTTGTGATCCAGTCTCTTTTGAAGAACTCCAAGGGGATCTAGAAGAGGCTTACTTCGAAAATATAGATGTTTTGGGAGAGAAGAAAGCCAGAAGTATATATGTCAAAGAGGTGTTGAAAATGATTCGCCCATCCGTCATCCGATCAATTAATCTAATTCCCGCAAATATGATGAGACTACCTAAAAACTACCTGAAAACATCTATCAGATCCATAAAATTGAATCCATTTTATGTCTTTGCCAATATTTTCGGATTAGCTCTTGCTATATCCCTTTGCACCATTGGGTACTTCAATTACCGATTCAACACATCCTTTAATTCCTATTATAAAGAAGCAAAGAACGTCTATAAGGTCAACGGATCCAGAACAGGCGAGTCCACACTTGGTTCAAGTTCGGTAGCACTCGCTCCAATACTACGAGAATCTGGAATTGATGCGTTCAGATACACAGCAGGAAATGTAGCCATAAGAGAAAAAGATTTCCTTTTCTCAACACGAGTAGCTTACGTAGATGAATCCTTCCTTCAAAAGCTATCTTTAAAAAGCTTAAATGATCGTTCTGTTAGTTTACCTGGCATCAATGAGGTAGCTATATCGGAAAAATTAGCAATGAAGCTGTTCAATGAACCTTATCCGGTTGGAGAATTTGTAAAAATGGCTTTTGATGGTCAAAGAGAAGAATCATTTCTCATCAAAGATGTATTCGAGGAACCTCCAACAAATACGAGCTTTAGTCAATCCATCATCACGTCTTTTAATAACCTGTTGAACAACTATAACATCGATAATAATAACTGGAGACGAAGCATTAATGGAACCTTTATATATGCTGAGAAAGATCAACTGGACTTAGTCAAAAGAGAGTTATCCGTTTTGAAAGAAATTCGAAATGAAAATAACCCTGAATTATTAATCACTGATTATGAACTTGCTGATTTGCATTCATGGCCTTCATTTGAGAATTACTTATACCGAGGAGAATTTAGGCATCACCTACATTCATCTTCCGTCATAGGAATCGCAAGTGCAGCCATTTCAATTTTATTGATGGCTTGTTTCAATTTTATCAACACAAGCATAGCATTATCAGGAAAAAGATTGAAGGAAATCGCTGTTCGTAAAGTAATGGGAGGAAACAAGAAGAGCACAATTACTCAATTCATTATTGAGAATACGTTCATGATTTCTATCGCTGTAATTCTCTCCATTGGAATTTCCACATTATTGATTCCAAAATACAATGCACTTTTCGAACGTGAGCTGATACAAATGGACCAAATCCCTATTTCAACACTTATTCAATTTGCATTAATTCTCATTCTGATAGTAACCATTCTCTCAGCTGCTTATCCTTCCTTTTATGTCTCTCGATTTTCAGCATTAAAAATATTTAAAGATAAAATCACTCTTTCAGGGAAAAATGGATTGATGGTGGGGTTACTCACTTTCCAGTTTGCCTTGTGTTTTTATAATGTGTTTGGTGTCTTTCTAAACGTTGATAACGCCCATTACCAAAACACATTAGATCTTGGATACGATTCCGATCAGGTTGTAAACATTCAACTTAATCGACCGGAACAATATCAGGTTCTTGCTGACCATTTAAATCAAGAACCCAACATACAGCATTTAGCAGGATCGCGTCATCTCGTTGGTTTTTCAATTGAACATCAATCTGTAGATCAAGAAGGGCTGGATGTCCCAATATCTATGATTCGTGTTGGACAGAATTATACTGAAGTGATAGGCTTAAGATTGAATAAAGGCTCATTTTTTACCGAACTAGGCGATAACTCGGATAAGATCATCATCAACTCTATGTTGGAAAGGCAGTTTGGAAAGGACTTACTGAACGAAACATTGGTTGTTGGAGGTGAGCGATTGGTGGTCATCGGCGTAGTGGATGATTTCAACATGCGAAACATCATGATGGATAATAAAATCACTCCGGCAGTAATCAGGTATGCTGCCCAAGAGAACTACAATTATGCTGTTGCGAAACTTTCCGGAAGCTCTGAACGCATCAATAAAGAAATGGAGTTGATCTGGTATAAGGTCTTCCCTCAAGAATTGTATGCTGGCTTTTTGCAAAGTGATATACGTCAAAGTTCCCGAGGTACAAATGGTGTATTCATTAAAATAAATTGCTTTATGGCCATCATATCCATTCTTATTTCTATCCTTGGATTATATACATTAATCTCACTGAAAGTGCAGAAGAGAAGCAAAGAATTTGGTATTCGAAAAGTGCTGGGTGCTTCCAGAAATACCATCATCCATTTGCTTGGAAAAGACTTGTACTGGATACTCGGGATAGCTGCATGTGTGGGATTGACTGCTAGTCCTATCATATTAAATATGGTATTCGATATTATTTACGCCTATCATGTTTCTCCAGGTCCCGATCACTTTATTCTCGCAACCATCGTTGTGTTAGCCATCGTTGTACTAACCATAGGGTATAAGGTATACCAGACAGGAAAAATCAATCCTGCGGAACAGTTGAGGTCTGAATGA
- a CDS encoding helix-turn-helix transcriptional regulator has product MKGTNLGEFQEIVLLSILILDEQAYGLKIQKEISERLKRTLSRGALHTALSRLEEKGFLESHVGGATAERGGRRKRFYTLTSSGKSALKQAKELREEMWSLAPKFSI; this is encoded by the coding sequence ATGAAAGGCACTAACCTGGGAGAATTTCAAGAGATCGTTTTACTATCCATCCTCATACTAGATGAGCAAGCGTACGGTCTCAAAATTCAAAAAGAAATCAGTGAAAGATTAAAGCGAACACTTAGTCGCGGAGCATTACACACTGCATTGTCAAGGCTTGAGGAGAAAGGATTTTTGGAATCTCATGTTGGTGGAGCTACCGCTGAAAGAGGTGGAAGAAGAAAGCGTTTCTACACCTTAACATCTAGTGGAAAATCCGCATTGAAACAAGCCAAAGAACTTCGTGAAGAAATGTGGAGTCTTGCCCCAAAATTCAGCATCTGA
- a CDS encoding helix-turn-helix transcriptional regulator — protein sequence MGSKGKYLGEFEEMVLLAVGILANEAYGISVKNKIEEMTNRSVSMGALHAALNRLEEKEYVSSKLGEATKTRGGKRKRFYSVTTYGQQEVSDLMAKRQQLWEAIPQGAFSVRWTPDNK from the coding sequence ATGGGTTCAAAAGGAAAATACTTAGGAGAATTTGAAGAGATGGTTCTATTGGCAGTAGGTATACTAGCTAATGAAGCCTATGGAATATCTGTAAAGAATAAGATTGAGGAAATGACGAATCGTAGTGTAAGTATGGGAGCACTACATGCGGCTCTCAATAGGTTAGAGGAAAAAGAGTATGTTTCTTCCAAGCTAGGTGAAGCTACTAAAACGAGGGGAGGCAAAAGAAAACGTTTTTATTCTGTCACTACCTATGGGCAACAAGAAGTCAGTGACTTGATGGCTAAGCGCCAGCAACTCTGGGAAGCTATTCCGCAGGGAGCATTTTCGGTTAGGTGGACACCTGATAATAAATAA
- a CDS encoding ABC transporter permease, translating to MSKPPKLFDRILQWYCAQSEMEDIQGDFYEVYIERAASSKFKANVLFAFDTLKLFNPFSKQRKRGTWLSESYHFNFRNQLNRSFRYLKKYPFINTLKIVGLGIAISAFFYISDYANFHYNFDQFHEKKDRIYRVVTTVTSPDLQDVTAWSHAYLRDIADEFPGVEQIVRLLKVEEAVVVNTGEKHFKEREVFFSDPEFSEVFSYKWIEGNPNTALFNPNSVVLTRSIAKKYFNDTEQIVGKAIKIDQESYQVTGLVEDIPANSDLKFDLLIPFDYSFMEEWMFVYVLLHPETSGKELASDFGEIITDYNDHYTDQGISLTYSFENITEVHFSKPKLYDTPKMDKQRILLFQLVGWIILLIASVNYINLYATQLLQRIRSVNVQMVVGASKKQLLLEFCTEAFMYLSLALSLGVLMTYLTSGLVIHYTNFSFFSIPISAITIVYILISFVGAIVLSAVYALIITTRRSHSQLFEAKTIKAPFRKGLIGVQFALSFAMILGTLVIYLQTAHIQNQPLGFNPDQTINFQFPDYMEQSKIDVLKQELSKLDFVQSISQIESNSIPGMDAWVEEYYIHELEQTKLFEELGVDDQYAKTLQVEVLTGEFFNEKKHQPYQAFVVNKAFVDHLGWDPYSALDKKLNVYGHNAPIVGVVDNFYFNSPHELIKPLILNYSPRGAFAMAKLSSTIDLKSAISRMEIVWHKHLPALPFNFSFLKSDYVLQFEQEQTTLNVLGIIAGLVITLSILGMYAILLMLGKAREKELGIRKINGARQVDLFTLFSKEFVKILVIAIALSAPIVWVGLSNWLAEYPLRISLNPLYFVLTAVVVVFIACGVIYIQALKSYRSNTVDSLKYE from the coding sequence ATGTCAAAACCACCGAAACTTTTTGATAGAATACTTCAATGGTACTGTGCTCAATCAGAAATGGAAGATATTCAGGGTGATTTTTACGAAGTATACATTGAGCGTGCCGCATCTTCAAAATTTAAAGCAAACGTTCTGTTCGCCTTTGATACACTTAAGCTTTTCAACCCCTTTTCTAAACAACGCAAGCGAGGAACTTGGTTAAGCGAGTCTTACCATTTCAATTTCCGAAATCAATTGAATCGGTCTTTCAGATACCTAAAGAAATACCCCTTTATCAATACATTAAAGATTGTAGGTCTAGGCATAGCCATTAGTGCTTTTTTCTACATTTCTGATTATGCCAATTTCCATTACAACTTTGATCAATTCCATGAAAAGAAAGATCGAATTTATCGTGTAGTAACTACGGTAACTTCTCCTGACCTACAAGATGTAACTGCTTGGTCTCATGCTTATTTAAGAGATATCGCCGACGAATTTCCTGGCGTTGAACAGATCGTTAGGCTTTTAAAAGTAGAAGAAGCCGTAGTTGTTAATACTGGAGAGAAACACTTCAAAGAGAGAGAAGTATTCTTTTCTGATCCCGAATTTTCTGAAGTCTTCAGCTATAAGTGGATAGAAGGCAACCCAAATACGGCACTGTTCAATCCTAACTCTGTCGTCTTGACCAGAAGTATTGCAAAGAAGTATTTTAATGATACGGAACAAATAGTCGGAAAAGCCATAAAAATTGATCAAGAATCCTATCAAGTAACTGGATTAGTGGAGGATATTCCGGCAAATAGTGATTTGAAATTTGATTTGTTAATTCCATTCGATTATTCTTTCATGGAGGAGTGGATGTTCGTTTATGTATTGCTACACCCGGAAACCTCTGGCAAGGAACTAGCGTCAGATTTTGGAGAAATAATAACAGACTACAATGATCACTATACAGATCAGGGGATTTCTTTAACCTATTCTTTTGAAAACATCACTGAAGTTCATTTCAGTAAACCAAAGCTCTACGATACTCCTAAAATGGATAAGCAGCGCATTTTACTTTTCCAACTAGTCGGCTGGATCATTTTACTTATTGCGTCAGTCAATTACATCAACTTGTACGCAACACAATTACTCCAACGCATTCGAAGTGTAAACGTCCAAATGGTCGTTGGAGCATCAAAGAAGCAACTGCTACTTGAGTTTTGTACCGAAGCATTCATGTATCTAAGCCTGGCCTTATCGCTTGGTGTATTAATGACTTACCTGACTAGTGGTTTAGTAATTCATTACACCAACTTTTCATTCTTTAGTATTCCCATTTCTGCGATTACTATAGTATATATTCTAATCAGCTTCGTTGGAGCAATTGTTTTATCAGCAGTCTATGCTTTGATCATTACGACCAGGAGATCTCACTCACAATTGTTTGAAGCTAAAACAATCAAAGCACCTTTCAGAAAAGGATTGATAGGCGTGCAGTTTGCGCTTTCTTTTGCTATGATTCTTGGGACATTGGTGATTTATCTTCAAACTGCCCATATTCAAAATCAGCCATTAGGTTTCAACCCTGACCAAACAATCAACTTTCAGTTTCCGGATTACATGGAGCAAAGCAAAATAGACGTTCTTAAGCAGGAATTATCCAAGCTAGACTTTGTTCAGTCTATCTCTCAAATTGAAAGTAATTCCATTCCTGGAATGGATGCCTGGGTAGAAGAATATTACATTCATGAATTAGAGCAGACCAAGCTCTTTGAAGAATTGGGAGTGGATGATCAATATGCCAAGACACTCCAGGTAGAAGTGTTAACCGGTGAGTTCTTCAATGAAAAAAAACATCAACCCTATCAAGCATTCGTAGTAAACAAAGCATTTGTTGATCATTTGGGATGGGATCCATATTCCGCATTGGACAAGAAACTCAATGTATATGGGCATAATGCGCCAATCGTTGGAGTAGTCGATAACTTTTATTTCAATTCTCCTCACGAATTGATAAAACCACTTATTCTCAACTATTCTCCTAGAGGAGCATTCGCAATGGCCAAATTGAGCTCAACCATTGATTTGAAGTCGGCTATTTCTAGAATGGAGATAGTCTGGCATAAGCATTTGCCGGCCCTGCCGTTTAATTTTTCTTTTTTGAAATCTGACTATGTGTTGCAATTCGAACAAGAACAAACAACGTTAAACGTATTGGGAATTATTGCTGGATTGGTCATTACCTTATCCATTCTAGGCATGTATGCTATTCTGCTCATGCTAGGAAAAGCAAGGGAAAAGGAATTGGGTATTCGAAAGATAAATGGTGCCCGTCAAGTCGACTTGTTCACCTTGTTCTCAAAAGAATTTGTCAAGATACTTGTGATAGCTATTGCACTTTCTGCACCTATTGTTTGGGTTGGGTTAAGCAACTGGCTAGCTGAGTACCCACTTCGGATTTCTCTTAATCCACTGTACTTTGTTTTGACGGCAGTAGTTGTTGTATTTATCGCTTGTGGAGTGATTTACATTCAGGCATTGAAGTCCTATCGATCCAATACAGTTGACTCTTTGAAGTATGAGTAA
- a CDS encoding carboxypeptidase-like regulatory domain-containing protein, with product MKRILCTIFILLSLVGYTQEHFTLSGKIVSAETNEPLSFSTISILGTSIGVVSNFLGEFELRIPRDHAKDTLLVSMLGYNPYTNPLSKMENDSSLIIALEDNIISLSEVEVNAHKLTALEIVEKVIESIADNYPISPYLLEGFTRSHMRECGKYVKLYEADFELYGQGYHKKSPEKIYINESRQSEQVANYQSVVLRGNRNPFIAMRHINDVLFRSYSLKTANKNYVIDGYTYVDDQLIYIIKTNHSKYENHTMYINAEDYALIKVNMIMATPEDEDWNPILNKGTSTDSSNFQVTQISKVIQFEKVEDRYYAKYMDWLIEGNLTNRKTAEEFCDWGFRFETMFDQVKFKNFEKPARDRLMIPHPKKDPKHTPYNALFWENYQLIQDFPITPQIIQDLEISTPLETQFKRTDK from the coding sequence ATGAAAAGAATTCTTTGTACAATCTTCATTTTGCTTTCATTAGTTGGCTATACCCAAGAGCACTTCACCCTTTCAGGTAAAATAGTGAGTGCTGAAACAAATGAGCCACTGTCCTTTTCAACCATTAGCATTTTAGGCACTTCAATAGGAGTTGTTTCCAACTTTTTGGGAGAATTTGAATTGCGAATTCCAAGGGATCATGCAAAAGACACACTCTTGGTTTCGATGCTAGGTTATAATCCTTATACCAATCCATTGAGCAAAATGGAAAACGACTCTTCTCTAATAATAGCATTGGAAGATAATATTATTTCTTTATCAGAAGTAGAAGTAAACGCTCACAAATTGACAGCCTTAGAAATAGTGGAAAAAGTGATCGAAAGCATAGCCGATAACTACCCAATTTCTCCTTACCTATTAGAAGGATTTACCCGATCTCACATGAGAGAATGCGGGAAGTATGTGAAACTATATGAAGCTGACTTTGAATTGTACGGACAAGGCTATCACAAAAAAAGTCCAGAGAAAATATATATCAACGAGTCCAGACAAAGTGAACAAGTGGCAAACTATCAAAGTGTTGTATTGCGTGGTAATCGAAACCCATTCATTGCCATGAGGCACATAAATGATGTCTTATTTAGATCCTATTCCCTTAAGACTGCCAATAAGAATTATGTCATTGATGGCTACACCTATGTTGATGATCAATTGATCTATATCATCAAAACAAACCACTCTAAATACGAAAATCACACCATGTATATCAATGCTGAAGATTATGCATTAATCAAGGTCAATATGATCATGGCCACACCAGAAGACGAGGATTGGAACCCGATCCTCAACAAAGGGACCTCTACTGATTCTTCCAATTTTCAAGTCACTCAAATTTCTAAGGTCATTCAATTTGAAAAAGTCGAAGATCGATATTATGCCAAATACATGGATTGGCTCATTGAAGGAAACTTGACTAACAGAAAAACGGCTGAGGAGTTTTGCGATTGGGGATTTCGATTCGAAACGATGTTTGATCAAGTCAAATTCAAAAATTTTGAAAAACCAGCTCGTGATCGGTTAATGATTCCACATCCCAAAAAAGACCCAAAACACACTCCTTACAATGCCCTTTTTTGGGAGAATTATCAATTGATTCAAGATTTTCCAATTACCCCTCAAATCATTCAAGATCTGGAAATAAGTACTCCATTAGAAACTCAATTTAAAAGAACTGATAAGTAA